A segment of the Actinomyces sp. oral taxon 171 str. F0337 genome:
CCTACCTGTCCGACTCCATGCGCATGGTGATCGGCGCCGTCGTCGAGGCCGCATACGGCGGTGCCGGTAGCGCCGGTAGTGCCGGTAGCGCTGACGGGGCTGGCGACGCGGGTCCGCAGGTGCGGGGGAGGCGGCCGCAGCGAGGCCGGGCGGTGCGCATTGCGGCGCGCGCCGGCCGGGGGCGGGTCCTCGAGGGACTGATGAACGTCACGGATCGATCCGAGGTCGCCTCCCTGGCCGCTGCCCTGACCTTCCTGGAGGGGCACGCCGAGGTCGTCCTGGATGATGTGCACCCCAACCGGATGCCCTCGGTCCACCGGCTTCGGGCCGTGCTCTCACGCAGCCGCGCGGCCGACGGCGGCATCGGTCCCGGCCCCGGCCTGGGGTCGCTCCTGCTGCACCGCCTCATGGGCCTGGAGGCCAAGGAGGCCCAGTACGCCGACGGTGCCGCCTTCGTGCGCAGCGTCGTGACCCGCATCGGGCACGAGGGGCTCAACGCCGTGTGGACCGACCCCGAGCTGCTACCCACTCCTGCCGAGCTCGCCCGCCCCGACGTGTGGGTGCGCCGCGTGAGCTGAAGTGCCAGGTCGGGGCCCGTTATGGCAGGCTTATGGCGTCGACGCGGACCGGTGGCCTCCCCGGCCCTGGTGGCTCCGCGTAAGCCATGACGACGCATGAGGAAGGCGGGGGCGTATGGACGCCACGGACATGGGATCGGACCTTCAGCAGGTTCTCATCACCGAGGAGCAGATCGGTCAGCGCCTCGATGAGATGGCCGCGCAGATCGACGCGGACTACGCCGGCCGCGACCCATTGCTCGTGGGGGTGCTCAAGGGGGCTGTCTACGTCATGGCGGACCTGTCGCGCCGGCTGCACATGAGCGCGCCGATGGACTGGATGGCGGTGTCCTCCTACGGCTCGGGCACCAAGTCCTCCGGCGTGGTGCGCATCCTCAAGGACCTGGACACCGACGTCACCGACCGTCACATCCTCATCGTCGAGGACGTCATCGACTCCGGGCTGACCCTGTCCTGGCTGGTGGGCAACCTCTCCTCCCGCGGTGCGGCCTCGGTGGAGATCGCCACGCTGCTGCGCAAGCCCGACGCTGCCAAGGTCGAGGTGGACGTCAAGTACGTCGGCTTCGATATTCCTACGGAGTTCGTCGTCGGCTACGGGCTGGACTATGCCGAGCGGTATCGCAACCTGCCGTTCATCGGTACGTTGCGCCCTGAGGTCTACGGGGGCTGACTGATTCAGGGCAACCTTGACAAATCCTGATGGTAAGACGGAAAAATAAAGGACTGCGGCGTCTGGGTGCCGTTGTCGGGCGGTGAGTCGGGGTCCTTGAACTGCGATCTGCCCCCTTTTCAAGGTGGTCGGGGGTGCGTACGTTACGTTAAGATAACAAGTGTGAGTCGCCGGTGACCCCTGCCGGCGGGTGATGTGGAAGGACTGTTGGTGACAGTGAAGAAGGCTGTGCGTCGACGTGCCCCGAGGCTGGTCGGCCTCGTTGGTGCGGTGGTGCTGTCGTCCTCGCTGAGCATCCCCATGATGCCTTCCGTGGCCGCCGAGCCGACCGCTGGCGACACGTTTAATACGGCGGCTGAGATGACGCAGGTCAGAGGTGCTTCCGGCACCCTGACCACTCTCGGTGACGAGGCGCCCGGTGACGGTGGCGGTCTGACCTACAGCGTCGAGAGCACCAGTCCCGAGGGTGCGCTGGGTGCCGTCTCCGTCATGCTGGCCGACGGCCAGTGGGCCGTGCCGCAGGGCCTCCCCACCACCCCGACCGTCGCCTCGGACGGCGCCGCCGCCAGCGACGTGGTGGCCCGGACCCGGTCCTTCGTCAACGCCGGGGGGTCCCTGGTGTCGGACGCGTCGCGTCCCACGCCGCTGTCGGGCGCGAACCCTCGCGCCGGCGGCCCGGGCCCCTACCCGATCACCTCCTCGGCACTGGTGGGCATGGTGCTCTCCGGCTGGGACTACTCGCACACCACCTATGCGGCGGACCAGAACAGCCAGGTCGGCTACCGGGCCGACGTCGGGCACGACCTCTCCGGGAGCTGGAAGCCCGACGACCTGGCCGGCTGGTTCAACTCCCAGGGGCGTCTGTGGCTGAACACGCACGGCTCCATCAACCCCGGGGACATCGTCTTCTTCTCCCGCCCCACGCCCGGCGGGCAGAACGCCCCCGACTCGGCGTCCGCCCAGTCCGCGGTGTTCGGAAACGTTTACGACGTCGGCATCTACGTCGGCGACAACCAGGTCGTGCGGGCCTCGACCGGCACCGCCCAGGCGCAGGCCCTGGATGCCCAGGCGATGGCCGAGGTGGCTCTGGTGGCGCGCCCGCAGTGGTCCGCTCCGGAGACCGGCGCGACCACACCAACGGATCAGCAGCGCCCCGGCACTGGTGCTAGCAGCACTGCGACGCCGGCCCCGGAGGCCTCGGCGTCGGCCTCGCCCCAGCAGGGGACTCCGCAGGGGCCGACTGCAGGGGCCCCGCCCTCCAACGGCGGCTCGGTGCCGGACGGCTCGAGTGCCGGCTCGCAGTCCTCGAGCGGGTCCGAAGGTAGTGACCACAACGAGGTCGTGGTGGGCGCCGGCAGCAGCCATGACACGACGAGGGTCTCGAGCGCCACCGAGCGGCCCGCCGCCCAGAGTGTCCGGGAGCGGTGGCTGCCGGTGACCGGTGCGGCGATCAGTGTGCTGTTCGTGGCGGCGATCCTGCTGTCCGGCGGCCTCATCGTCCTGCGCCTGCGCCGCGTCTGAAGCGGGGACGGTACGCGGGGCGGCTTGGCTGGGCTGCCGAGGACGCACCATAGGGGGCCGGACGGCGCCCCGGGCCGCAGTCCTCGGGCCCTACGGTGCCTCCTCTCGGCAAGACAGCCTCGAACCGGCCGGCTCTCCCGGATCTTCCCGGCCACGCCCGGCGCGAACGTGAGCAAGCGCAATGGGACCTTTGCCGTGCCATCGGCTAACGTCGGAGGGTCAAGTATGTTGAAGGGACCTACCGCACGATGAAAGATTCTGGGCGTGAGCCCGGCCGCAAGGACTCGGATAAGCCGGGCAAGGCCGGCAAGAACGACCGCGGCAAGCGTGACCGCAAGCTCCGCGACACCCTGGGCAACCCGTTCCTGTGGCTGGTGCCCTTCCTTCTGGTCGTCATCCTCGGCTGGGCCGTGTTCTCCTCGATGTTCGGCTACCGCACCATCGACACCTCCGACGGCCTGACGCTTCTGCGGGACAAGCCGGACACGATCAAGTCGATCACCGTCGTCGACGGCAACCAGCGCGTGGAGCTGGACCTCAACACCACCTACGTCCAGCCCAAGAAGAAGGGGATCGAGTCCCGCCCGGTGGGCAAGAAGGTCGAGTTCTCCTACACCGACGCCCAGGCCGAGCAGGTCGACCGCCTCGTGCAGGCCGCCGCCCCCAAGGAGGGCTTCAACTCCGTGGTGCCCACCACCAGCTGGTGGTCCTCCCTCATCCAGCTGCTTGTCCCCGCCATCCTCTTGGGCGGCTTCATGTGGTGGCTCCTGAGCCGCATGGGCGGCGGGCGCGGCGGCGCCATGGGCTTCGGCCGCTCCAAGGCGAAGGTCGGCTCCAAGGAGATGCCCGACGTCACCTTCGCCGACGTCGCCGGCGAGGACGAGGCCGTCGAGGAGCTCGAGGAGATCCGCGAGTTCCTCTCCGAGCCGGACAAGTTCCGAGCCGTCGGCGCCAAGATCCCCAAGGGCGTCCTCCTCTACGGCCCGCCCGGAACCGGTAAGACCCTCCTGGCCAAGGCCGTCGCCGGCGAGGCCGGCGTGCCCTTCTTCTCCATGGCGGCCTCCGAGTTCGTCGAGATGTTCGTCGGCGTGGGAGCCTCGCGCGTGCGCGACCTGTTCGACCAGGCCAAGGAGAACGCCCCCGCCATCATCTTCGTCGACGAGATCGACGCCGTCGGCCGCCACCGCGGTTCCGGCACCGGCGGCGGGCACGACGAGCGCGAGCAGACCCTCAACCAGCTCCTCGTCGAGATGGACGGCTTCGACGCCAACACCAACGTCATCCTCATCGCCGCCACCAACCGCCCCGACGTCCTGGACCCGGCCCTCCTGCGCCCGGGCCGCTTCGACCGGCAGGTCAGCGTCGAGGCCCCCGACATGGCCGGGCGCGCCGCCATCCTCAAGGTCCACGCCAAGGGCAAGCCCTTGACCGACGACGTCGACCTCGACCTCGTGGCCAAGCGGACCCCCGGCTTCACCGGTGCGGACCTGGCCAACGTCCTCAACGAGGCCGCCCTGCTCACCGCCCGCTCCAACGCCCACCTCATCGACAACCGGGCCCTGGACGAGGCCATCGACCGTGTCATCGCCGGCCCGCAGAAGCGCACCCGCGTCATGCGCGACCACGAGAAGCGGGTCACCGCCTACCACGAGGCCGGTCACGCCCTGTGCGCGGCCGCCGGCGCCTACTCCGACCCGGTCACCAAGGTGACGATCCTGCCGCGCGGGCGCGCCCTGGGATACACGCAGGTCATGCCTCAGGACGACAAGTACTCCACCACCCGCAACGAGCTGCTCGACCAGCTCGTCTACGCCATGGGCGGGAGGGCCGCCGAGGAGATCATCTTCCGCGACCCCACCACCGGCGCCTCCAACGACATCGAGAAGGCCACCGCCACGGCCCGCAAGATGGTCACCGACTACGGCATGACCAGCGCGGTCGGTGCCGTCAAGCTCGGCACCACCGAGAGTGAGACGGTCCTGGGGCTCAACGCCACCAACCGTGACTTCTCCGAGCAGGTCGCCGCCACCGTCGACGCCGAGGTCCGCAGCCTGCTGGACACC
Coding sequences within it:
- the hpt gene encoding hypoxanthine phosphoribosyltransferase; the protein is MDATDMGSDLQQVLITEEQIGQRLDEMAAQIDADYAGRDPLLVGVLKGAVYVMADLSRRLHMSAPMDWMAVSSYGSGTKSSGVVRILKDLDTDVTDRHILIVEDVIDSGLTLSWLVGNLSSRGAASVEIATLLRKPDAAKVEVDVKYVGFDIPTEFVVGYGLDYAERYRNLPFIGTLRPEVYGG
- the ftsH gene encoding ATP-dependent zinc metalloprotease FtsH; translated protein: MKDSGREPGRKDSDKPGKAGKNDRGKRDRKLRDTLGNPFLWLVPFLLVVILGWAVFSSMFGYRTIDTSDGLTLLRDKPDTIKSITVVDGNQRVELDLNTTYVQPKKKGIESRPVGKKVEFSYTDAQAEQVDRLVQAAAPKEGFNSVVPTTSWWSSLIQLLVPAILLGGFMWWLLSRMGGGRGGAMGFGRSKAKVGSKEMPDVTFADVAGEDEAVEELEEIREFLSEPDKFRAVGAKIPKGVLLYGPPGTGKTLLAKAVAGEAGVPFFSMAASEFVEMFVGVGASRVRDLFDQAKENAPAIIFVDEIDAVGRHRGSGTGGGHDEREQTLNQLLVEMDGFDANTNVILIAATNRPDVLDPALLRPGRFDRQVSVEAPDMAGRAAILKVHAKGKPLTDDVDLDLVAKRTPGFTGADLANVLNEAALLTARSNAHLIDNRALDEAIDRVIAGPQKRTRVMRDHEKRVTAYHEAGHALCAAAGAYSDPVTKVTILPRGRALGYTQVMPQDDKYSTTRNELLDQLVYAMGGRAAEEIIFRDPTTGASNDIEKATATARKMVTDYGMTSAVGAVKLGTTESETVLGLNATNRDFSEQVAATVDAEVRSLLDTAHREAWEILTRNRAVLDELAEELLTRETLLEKDLERIFAAVVKQPERPLWRSDESLPVVEAASVPDGESGDSHGSDDFWGYNQ